The following proteins are co-located in the Komagataeibacter sp. FNDCF1 genome:
- a CDS encoding autotransporter assembly complex family protein: protein MACTLGAHVTRSAGYASLCVIMAAFVPRGDAARAADPQDYTTVLRPTGNADLDAALRASSDLLSLQKTQAVSPFALTGRIHNDYSRLISALESYGYYAGGITMTVTDVAGHSKAGDKAGDRAGDTSGAGHDGRDPDLPEWMQAIPAGHRAQVTISVTPGVQFLIGTVTLNPDSGDPPVHLNADEARAFGMKPGIPAQAEGVLSAGAALQVALTEEGYALAHVGTPQAWLRPATHTLDLAYTVHRGPVVNLGAFDFAGLQRTHPAYIARRMTIAPGELYQPSRIERARQDIAATGLFSDVQVNHGDTLASDGTMPLDFTFREGKRHSVGVEGGYSTDLGGRAGVTWTHNNLFGNAERLRLTALITGLGGSAEQGLGYDFYADLMKPDFGSRQQNLSARLEGIKQELYSYRQTALLARVGVVRHVNRLWNVSFGGEIEQEQIQQMRTTNSYFIVSLPLTANYDGTGVDNPITPATHGVRIGASITPSASLTDGTSFFAIMQATVSTYFDLTHLGLSHPGRSVLAWRGTIGNVEGASTFAIPPDQRLYAGGSATVRGFRYQGVGPQFANTRYAVGGTSMDAGSFEYRQRILQKFGAVGFVDAGQVTGNHTPFEGTVRVGAGAGARYYTPIGPVRLDVAVPLNRPAKGDKWELYVGLGETF, encoded by the coding sequence ATGGCATGCACCCTGGGTGCCCATGTCACGCGCAGTGCCGGTTATGCAAGTCTGTGTGTGATCATGGCGGCCTTCGTGCCAAGGGGGGACGCCGCACGCGCTGCCGACCCGCAGGACTACACCACCGTGCTCCGGCCCACGGGCAATGCCGATCTGGACGCGGCACTGCGTGCCTCCTCCGACCTGCTTTCCCTGCAGAAGACGCAGGCGGTCAGCCCCTTTGCCCTGACCGGGCGCATTCATAACGACTATTCCCGCCTGATCAGCGCGCTGGAAAGCTACGGCTATTATGCGGGTGGCATCACCATGACCGTGACTGACGTGGCGGGCCACTCCAAGGCCGGGGACAAGGCTGGGGACAGGGCAGGGGACACGTCCGGCGCGGGCCATGACGGCCGCGACCCCGACCTGCCGGAATGGATGCAGGCCATTCCGGCGGGGCACAGGGCGCAGGTCACGATCAGTGTCACGCCGGGTGTCCAGTTCCTTATCGGCACCGTGACCCTCAACCCCGACAGCGGGGACCCTCCGGTCCATCTGAACGCGGATGAGGCACGGGCCTTCGGCATGAAGCCGGGCATCCCTGCACAGGCCGAAGGCGTGCTGTCCGCCGGCGCCGCACTGCAGGTCGCCCTGACGGAGGAAGGCTACGCGCTTGCCCATGTCGGCACGCCCCAGGCATGGCTGCGGCCCGCCACCCATACGCTGGACCTGGCCTATACGGTGCACCGGGGGCCGGTGGTCAATCTGGGTGCGTTCGACTTTGCGGGGCTGCAGCGCACGCATCCGGCCTATATCGCGCGCCGGATGACCATCGCGCCGGGGGAACTCTACCAGCCCTCACGCATCGAGCGCGCACGGCAGGATATCGCCGCCACCGGACTATTCTCCGATGTGCAGGTCAACCATGGCGACACGCTGGCCAGCGACGGCACCATGCCGCTCGACTTCACCTTCCGGGAGGGCAAGCGCCACAGCGTGGGCGTGGAGGGCGGATACTCGACCGACCTGGGTGGCCGCGCGGGTGTCACATGGACCCATAACAACCTGTTCGGCAATGCCGAGCGGCTGCGGCTGACGGCACTGATCACCGGGCTTGGCGGCTCGGCGGAGCAGGGGCTGGGCTATGATTTCTATGCCGACCTGATGAAGCCCGATTTCGGGTCGCGCCAGCAGAACCTGAGCGCCCGGCTGGAGGGTATCAAGCAGGAACTCTATTCCTACCGCCAGACCGCGCTTCTGGCGCGCGTTGGCGTGGTACGCCACGTCAACCGGCTGTGGAACGTATCCTTTGGCGGCGAGATCGAGCAGGAACAGATCCAGCAGATGCGCACCACCAACAGCTATTTCATCGTGTCGCTGCCACTCACCGCCAATTATGACGGCACGGGGGTGGACAACCCCATAACGCCCGCGACCCATGGCGTGCGGATCGGGGCCAGCATCACGCCTTCCGCCTCTCTGACCGACGGGACATCGTTCTTCGCCATCATGCAGGCGACCGTCTCGACCTATTTCGATCTCACGCATCTTGGCCTTTCACACCCCGGCCGCAGCGTGCTGGCATGGCGCGGGACCATCGGTAACGTGGAAGGCGCCTCGACATTCGCCATCCCGCCCGACCAGCGGCTTTACGCCGGCGGGTCGGCCACGGTGCGCGGCTTCCGCTACCAGGGGGTGGGTCCGCAGTTCGCTAACACGCGCTACGCCGTGGGTGGCACATCCATGGATGCGGGATCGTTTGAATACCGCCAGCGCATATTGCAGAAATTCGGGGCCGTGGGCTTTGTTGACGCAGGCCAGGTCACGGGCAATCACACGCCGTTCGAGGGTACGGTGCGTGTGGGCGCGGGTGCGGGTGCGCGCTACTACACCCCCATCGGCCCGGTGCGGCTGGATGTGGCCGTACCGCTCAACCGCCCGGCAAAGGGCGACAAGTGGGAACTGTACGTGGGGCTGGGGGAGACATTCTGA
- the miaB gene encoding tRNA (N6-isopentenyl adenosine(37)-C2)-methylthiotransferase MiaB codes for MNVYDSERMTDVLRPLGYRAVNTPDDADMIILNTCHIRDRAAEKVFSELGRLRKVKEARAERGEGTVLAVAGCVAQAEGQEILTRAPYVDIVLGPQTYHRLPEMVARAARAAGAVIETDFPVEQKFDFLPAHREVPAGGAAFLTIQEGCDKFCSFCVVPYTRGAESSRPVMAVLSEARRLVAAGVREITLLGQNVNAYHGEGPDGATWGLARLARMLADEVGVARIRYTTSHPRDMEDDLITAHRDLPQLMPFLHLPVQSGSDRVLAAMNRGHTADEYRLLVDRLRNARPDMALSSDFIVGHPGETDADFADTMRLIRNVGFAQAYSFKYSPRPGTPAAGAGQQVPEDVKDARLQELQAVLRMQQDAFNDASIGQVAPVLFTGRGRKPGQVSGKSPWLQAVNVEGPESLIGHIASVDIRHRYTNSLGGVLTEETDRA; via the coding sequence ATGAACGTGTATGACAGCGAGCGGATGACCGACGTGCTGCGCCCGCTGGGCTACCGGGCCGTGAACACGCCCGATGACGCGGACATGATCATCCTGAACACCTGCCACATCCGTGACCGCGCGGCGGAAAAGGTATTTTCCGAGCTGGGCCGTCTGCGCAAGGTGAAGGAAGCGCGCGCCGAACGCGGCGAAGGCACCGTGCTGGCCGTGGCCGGATGCGTGGCGCAGGCCGAAGGGCAGGAAATCCTGACCCGCGCGCCTTATGTTGATATCGTGCTCGGTCCCCAGACCTATCACCGCCTGCCCGAGATGGTGGCCCGTGCCGCGCGCGCGGCCGGCGCCGTGATCGAAACCGACTTCCCCGTCGAGCAGAAATTCGACTTCCTGCCCGCGCACCGCGAGGTGCCCGCCGGTGGAGCCGCCTTCCTGACCATTCAGGAAGGATGTGACAAATTCTGCTCCTTCTGCGTCGTGCCCTATACGCGCGGAGCCGAAAGCAGCCGCCCGGTCATGGCTGTCCTGTCCGAAGCCCGCCGGCTTGTGGCCGCCGGCGTGCGCGAGATCACGCTGCTGGGCCAGAACGTCAACGCCTATCACGGCGAAGGGCCGGATGGCGCCACGTGGGGGCTGGCGCGTCTTGCCCGCATGCTGGCCGATGAGGTGGGTGTCGCGCGCATCCGCTACACCACGTCCCACCCGCGCGACATGGAAGATGACCTGATCACCGCCCACCGTGACCTGCCGCAGCTCATGCCGTTTTTGCACCTGCCGGTGCAGTCCGGCTCCGACCGGGTGCTGGCGGCCATGAACCGCGGCCACACGGCTGATGAATACCGCCTGCTGGTGGACCGCCTGCGCAATGCGCGCCCTGATATGGCCCTGTCATCCGATTTCATCGTGGGCCACCCCGGCGAGACGGATGCCGACTTTGCCGACACCATGCGCCTGATCCGCAATGTCGGATTCGCACAGGCCTATTCGTTCAAGTATTCCCCCCGCCCCGGCACGCCGGCCGCAGGCGCGGGCCAGCAGGTACCCGAGGACGTGAAGGATGCGCGCCTGCAGGAACTCCAGGCCGTGCTGCGCATGCAGCAGGACGCCTTCAACGATGCAAGCATCGGCCAGGTGGCACCCGTCCTGTTTACCGGACGCGGGCGCAAGCCGGGGCAGGTTTCCGGCAAGAGCCCGTGGCTGCAGGCCGTGAACGTGGAAGGGCCGGAAAGCCTGATCGGCCATATCGCCAGCGTGGATATCCGCCACAGATACACCAATTCCCTTGGTGGTGTCCTGACAGAGGAGACAGACAGGGCTTGA
- a CDS encoding PhoH family protein, whose product MTLQFEDNALLAQLVGDHDRHLLHLERGFDVRLACRGNRIAITGAAQRVALTQGTLTDLYSRARTGQVVDTAAVDTAIRMAAHAFSAPSTATTAGDIATMHDARTPVAPPRPSLADLPTIMTRRGPIAPRSVGQGQYMDMLARQEMVFGLGPAGTGKTYLAVAQAVAMLQAGQVDRIVLSRPAVEAGERLGFLPGDMKEKIDPYLRPLYDALHDMMPGDQVIRRMGTGEIEVAPLAFMRGRTLAHCFVILDEAQNTTPAQMKMFLTRMGEGTRMVITGDLSQVDLPRGVTSGLREAVETLDGLPGIGMMRFESRDVVRHPLVARIVEAYDQRAGAHDRPHRARSQQENNETSK is encoded by the coding sequence GTGACCCTGCAGTTCGAGGACAATGCGCTGCTGGCACAGCTTGTGGGGGATCACGACCGTCATCTCCTGCATCTTGAACGTGGATTTGATGTCCGGCTGGCGTGCCGGGGCAACCGTATCGCCATTACGGGTGCGGCCCAGCGGGTTGCACTGACACAGGGCACGCTGACCGATCTCTACAGCCGCGCCCGCACGGGCCAGGTGGTGGATACGGCTGCCGTGGATACCGCCATCCGCATGGCGGCGCATGCCTTCTCCGCCCCATCCACCGCGACCACAGCAGGGGACATAGCAACCATGCACGATGCCCGCACGCCCGTCGCCCCGCCCCGCCCGTCACTTGCGGACCTGCCCACAATCATGACCCGGCGCGGCCCCATCGCCCCGCGCTCCGTCGGACAGGGGCAGTACATGGACATGCTGGCCCGGCAGGAAATGGTATTCGGCCTTGGCCCCGCCGGCACCGGCAAGACCTACCTGGCCGTGGCCCAGGCCGTGGCCATGCTGCAGGCGGGACAGGTGGACCGCATCGTGCTTTCACGCCCCGCGGTGGAAGCGGGCGAGCGGCTGGGCTTCCTGCCCGGCGACATGAAGGAAAAGATCGATCCCTACCTGCGCCCGCTCTATGATGCGCTGCATGACATGATGCCGGGTGACCAGGTAATCCGCCGCATGGGTACGGGGGAGATAGAGGTGGCGCCGCTCGCCTTCATGCGCGGGCGGACGCTGGCACACTGTTTTGTCATTCTGGACGAGGCGCAGAACACCACCCCCGCCCAGATGAAGATGTTCCTGACCCGCATGGGGGAAGGCACGCGCATGGTCATTACCGGCGACCTGAGCCAGGTTGACCTGCCGCGTGGCGTGACATCCGGCCTGCGGGAAGCGGTCGAGACGCTCGACGGCCTCCCCGGGATCGGCATGATGCGATTTGAATCGCGTGACGTGGTGCGCCACCCGCTGGTGGCGCGTATAGTGGAGGCATACGACCAGCGCGCCGGGGCACATGACCGCCCCCACCGCGCCCGGTCGCAGCAGGAGAACAATGAAACCTCGAAGTAG
- the ybeY gene encoding rRNA maturation RNase YbeY produces the protein MPGPTAIPVGPDITVADRRWHRAVPHPARLVTRAVNAALDATGERGPVTVVLADDRTVMHMNWRHRGRNRPTNVLTFEYAPAHATGGLWGGDIIIAFETVAREARAAGRSMAAHLAHLVVHGVLHLARYDHHHPGEAREMEMEEGRILSTLGFANPWKPGRMATARGARS, from the coding sequence ATGCCCGGCCCCACGGCCATTCCGGTCGGGCCCGACATAACCGTGGCGGACAGGCGCTGGCATCGCGCCGTCCCCCACCCGGCCCGTCTTGTCACCCGCGCGGTCAATGCCGCGCTGGACGCCACGGGCGAGCGCGGGCCGGTCACGGTCGTGCTGGCGGATGACCGTACGGTCATGCACATGAACTGGCGGCATCGCGGGCGCAACAGGCCCACCAATGTCCTGACATTCGAATATGCCCCCGCGCACGCCACCGGCGGGTTGTGGGGTGGTGACATCATCATCGCGTTTGAAACGGTCGCGCGTGAAGCCCGTGCGGCAGGCCGCAGCATGGCGGCCCATCTGGCGCATCTGGTTGTTCACGGCGTGCTGCATCTGGCGCGGTACGACCACCATCACCCCGGCGAGGCCCGGGAAATGGAAATGGAAGAAGGCCGTATCCTGTCCACCCTGGGCTTTGCCAATCCGTGGAAACCCGGCCGCATGGCCACGGCGCGGGGGGCACGCTCATGA
- a CDS encoding hemolysin family protein, with protein sequence MSRPGNDGAGSAEPPSGSRGRGFLSLFSRRRAEQGLRHSIAALVKEADDAAGNEGEPGSSELDRQERALLANVLRLRGITADDVMIPRADIVAMPVDISLDEALAMMRRENHSRMPVYRGQLDNIEGMIHVKDLIAYVGTSEAFRMEPLLRQPLMVAPQLPVLDLLLQMRVRHVHLALVIDEYGGIDGLVTIEDLIETIVGDISDEHDEPTVNMIRDRPDGTLDVDARTPVATFEEKVGPVLTRDEREAEIETVGGLVFRLAGHVPTRGEIVTHESGMVFRILDSDARHIRRVRVRLPPQDGPQPKAQPATRS encoded by the coding sequence ATGAGCAGGCCGGGAAATGATGGCGCGGGGAGCGCGGAACCTCCGTCCGGGTCGCGCGGCAGGGGATTCCTGTCACTGTTCAGCCGCAGGCGCGCCGAACAGGGACTGCGCCATTCCATTGCCGCGCTGGTCAAGGAAGCCGATGATGCCGCGGGGAACGAAGGGGAACCCGGTTCCTCGGAACTGGACCGGCAGGAACGCGCCCTGCTGGCCAACGTGCTGCGCCTGCGTGGCATCACGGCGGATGACGTGATGATCCCGCGCGCCGATATCGTGGCGATGCCCGTCGATATCAGCCTGGACGAAGCACTGGCCATGATGCGGCGGGAAAACCATTCCCGCATGCCGGTCTATCGCGGGCAGCTCGACAACATCGAGGGCATGATCCACGTCAAGGACCTGATTGCCTATGTCGGCACATCGGAAGCCTTCCGCATGGAGCCGCTGCTGCGCCAGCCGCTGATGGTCGCGCCCCAGCTGCCCGTGCTGGACCTGCTGCTGCAGATGCGCGTGCGGCATGTCCACCTTGCCCTCGTGATTGATGAATATGGCGGCATTGACGGGCTGGTCACCATCGAGGACCTGATCGAGACGATCGTGGGTGACATATCGGACGAGCATGACGAACCGACCGTCAACATGATCCGTGATCGCCCCGACGGCACGCTGGACGTGGATGCCCGCACCCCCGTCGCAACCTTTGAGGAAAAGGTCGGCCCCGTGCTGACACGTGACGAGCGCGAGGCCGAGATCGAGACCGTGGGCGGGCTCGTGTTCCGCCTGGCGGGCCATGTGCCGACACGCGGCGAGATCGTGACACACGAAAGTGGCATGGTCTTCCGCATCCTTGATTCGGATGCCCGCCATATCCGCCGCGTGCGCGTGCGCCTGCCACCGCAGGACGGCCCGCAGCCCAAGGCCCAGCCCGCCACCCGGTCATAA
- a CDS encoding thioredoxin domain-containing protein produces the protein MPIKRRTLLALAPALIAGGGLLSGRAMAQTADPRLSIRAVGNPSAKVHVEEWFSLTCTHCARFAADIFPEVRSKLIDTGKVYYIFRDFPLDQVALTASMVARSLPPERYEPFVLALLSSQDHWAFGKTPEESQEEIRKMAALAGMSSELFQQTIHDDTLRHAIMDEEDRAQTQYKIDGTPTFRFNDREQVAQELTYDEFARKVEAASH, from the coding sequence ATGCCCATCAAACGCCGCACCCTGCTTGCCCTTGCCCCCGCACTGATTGCCGGCGGCGGCCTGCTTTCGGGTCGGGCCATGGCGCAGACCGCCGATCCGCGTCTGTCGATCCGCGCGGTGGGCAATCCGTCTGCCAAGGTCCATGTCGAGGAATGGTTCTCCCTGACCTGCACGCATTGCGCCCGCTTTGCCGCCGACATCTTTCCCGAGGTCCGCAGCAAGCTGATCGACACGGGCAAGGTATACTACATCTTCCGCGACTTCCCGCTGGACCAGGTGGCGCTGACCGCCTCCATGGTGGCCCGCAGCCTGCCGCCCGAACGCTATGAGCCGTTCGTCCTTGCCCTGCTGTCCAGCCAGGACCACTGGGCCTTTGGCAAGACGCCGGAGGAATCACAGGAAGAAATCCGCAAGATGGCGGCGCTTGCCGGCATGTCATCCGAACTGTTCCAGCAGACCATCCATGACGATACGCTGCGCCATGCGATCATGGACGAGGAGGACCGCGCCCAGACCCAGTACAAGATCGACGGCACCCCCACCTTCCGCTTCAATGACAGGGAGCAGGTCGCGCAGGAACTGACCTACGACGAGTTTGCCCGGAAGGTCGAGGCGGCAAGCCACTGA